In one window of Rhizobium oryzihabitans DNA:
- a CDS encoding inositol monophosphatase family protein: MTLSDKDIDFLISTVAAAGRQEIMPRFRNLDAGAISEKTSAVDLVTEADILTEKAITAALLQRFPKAHIVGEEAYDADQSVIPALADAPFAFVIDPIDGTFNYASGFPAFGTLLAVTVKGETVAGIIHDPVMGDTIIALKGEGAFLNRRDGSQAKLKVADPVPLSEMVGIFSWGHSHEDRRPVIAANMAKIKMALSINCSAHEYWLASAGKLHFIGHEKLMPWDHLAGVLIHQEAGGYTARFDNTPYRPGQTTGGILSAPDKESWKMLRREIVAL; this comes from the coding sequence ATGACCCTTTCCGATAAAGATATCGACTTTCTGATTTCCACCGTTGCCGCTGCCGGCCGCCAGGAAATAATGCCCCGCTTCCGCAATCTCGACGCTGGCGCGATCTCCGAAAAGACCTCCGCCGTCGATCTCGTCACCGAGGCGGATATTCTTACGGAAAAGGCGATAACCGCCGCTCTTCTGCAACGGTTTCCGAAGGCCCATATCGTTGGCGAAGAGGCCTATGATGCGGATCAATCCGTCATTCCAGCTCTTGCCGATGCGCCTTTCGCCTTCGTGATCGATCCAATCGACGGCACTTTCAACTATGCTTCGGGCTTTCCCGCTTTCGGCACGCTGCTCGCCGTCACCGTCAAGGGTGAGACGGTCGCGGGCATCATCCACGATCCCGTCATGGGCGATACCATCATCGCGCTGAAAGGTGAGGGCGCGTTTCTTAACCGCAGGGACGGCTCGCAGGCAAAGCTCAAGGTCGCCGATCCTGTGCCATTGTCCGAAATGGTCGGCATCTTTTCCTGGGGTCACAGCCATGAAGATCGCCGCCCGGTGATCGCCGCCAATATGGCCAAGATCAAGATGGCGCTTTCAATCAATTGTTCGGCTCATGAATATTGGCTTGCCTCCGCTGGCAAGCTGCACTTCATCGGCCATGAAAAGCTGATGCCCTGGGATCATCTTGCCGGTGTTCTCATTCATCAGGAAGCGGGCGGCTATACGGCCCGTTTCGACAATACGCCCTACCGGCCGGGACAGACGACGGGTGGCATCCTGTCGGCGCCCGACAAGGAAAGCTGGAAGATGCTGCGCCGGGAAATCGTGGCTTTATAG